From the genome of Lycorma delicatula isolate Av1 chromosome 11, ASM4794821v1, whole genome shotgun sequence, one region includes:
- the Mulk gene encoding acylglycerol kinase-like protein Mulk isoform X2, with protein sequence MAKVIKVFKVIRNNWKKSVFFSGVLVYGVNYGVKKYDTYQQMRHYCLEAVKIGDEIIKNNMQPRHITVILNPAANKRKAKTLFEKYCAPLLHLSGIRVDVLITESSGQARSLAENLNSQTDAVLVAGGDGTLSEVVTGLMRKNVGKCDLAIGVLPLGRTNSLALSLLGCDTTAAESVTTKHLAEATMAVIRGETKPVHSLKIEVLEDEIPKPVYGLSSIEWGAWRDAKSRRDKYWYYGPLRNYAAYFFNPPTLPYHGKLLFSSPCSGCSRCYASRPDLQTPNREARWWHVFIPKLGQNKSNEPKIDYMSIENNNCGSYTEREIHTLDLSVVTPNINPSSSAVDIIIGPENISWTEFVAEGWRRERGDKTVPLERIEAQHVEIKPKDSEKDCERWLSIDNEDYEVKPIKATLLYNSELKSHFETRLNISCSETFSHIGDEL encoded by the exons ATGGCAAAAGTTATTAAGGTGTTTAAGGTTATTAGGAATAACTGGAAGAAAAGTGTATTCTTTAGTGGTGTTTTGGTCTACGGAGTTAACTATggtgtaaaaaaatatga cacatATCAGCAAATGCGACATTACTGTTTAGAGGCAGTGAAAATTGGAgatgagataataaaaaataatatgcaacCTAGACATATTACGGTTATATTAAATCCAGCAGCAAACAAAAG aaaagcaaagacattgtttgaaaaatattgcgCTCCTCTTTTGCATCTATCTGGTATTCGTGTTGATGTACTAATTACCGAAAGTTCTGGACAAGCAAGATCGCTTGCTGAGAATTTAAATTCACAAACAGATGCAGTTTTAGTTGCTGGTGGTGATGGTACACTTTCAGAG gttgttACTGGTTTAATGCGAAAAAATGTTGGAAAATGTGATTTAGCTATTGGAGTTTTGCCGTTAGGTAGAACTAACAGTCTAGCTTTATCATTACTTGGTTGTGATACAACTGCAGCAGAGTCTGTTACAACGAAACACTTAGCAGAAGCAACTATGGCTGTTATACGAGGAGAAACTAAGCCAGTTCATTCTCTAAAAATAGAAGTGtta GAAGATGAAATACCTAAACCGGTCTATGGTTTAAGCAGTATTGAATGGGGTGCTTGGCGTGATGCTAAAAGTAGGAGAGATAAATATTGGTATTACGGCCCACTAAGAAATTATGCAGCATATTTCTTTAATCCTCCAACATTACCATATCATGGTAAATTACTATTTTCGAGTCCTTGTAGTGGATGTTCACGTTGTTATGCTTCAAGACCTGATCTTCAGACTCCTAATAGAGAAGCTAGATGGTGGCATGTATTTATACCAAAATTAGGccaaaataaaa GTAATGAACCAAAGATCGATTATATGTCGATAGAGAACAATAATTGTGGTTCCTACACCGAAAGAGAAATTCATACTTTGGATCTTTCAGTTGTGACACCAAATATTAATCCATCGTCATCTGCTGTTGATATCATTATtg gacCAGAAAATATCAGCTGGACAGAATTTGTAGCAGAAGGTTGGAGAAGAGAAAGAGGTGATAAAACAGTACCTCTTGAAAGAATAGAAGCACAACACGTTGAAATCAAACCAAAAGATAGTGAGaag gattgtgAAAGATGGTTGTCAATTGACAATGAGGATTATGAGGTTAAACCTATTAAAGCAACTTTGTTGTATAATTCA
- the Mulk gene encoding acylglycerol kinase-like protein Mulk isoform X1, with protein MAKVIKVFKVIRNNWKKSVFFSGVLVYGVNYGVKKYDTYQQMRHYCLEAVKIGDEIIKNNMQPRHITVILNPAANKRKAKTLFEKYCAPLLHLSGIRVDVLITESSGQARSLAENLNSQTDAVLVAGGDGTLSEVVTGLMRKNVGKCDLAIGVLPLGRTNSLALSLLGCDTTAAESVTTKHLAEATMAVIRGETKPVHSLKIEVLEDEIPKPVYGLSSIEWGAWRDAKSRRDKYWYYGPLRNYAAYFFNPPTLPYHGKLLFSSPCSGCSRCYASRPDLQTPNREARWWHVFIPKLGQNKTGNEPKIDYMSIENNNCGSYTEREIHTLDLSVVTPNINPSSSAVDIIIGPENISWTEFVAEGWRRERGDKTVPLERIEAQHVEIKPKDSEKDCERWLSIDNEDYEVKPIKATLLYNSELKSHFETRLNISCSETFSHIGDEL; from the exons ATGGCAAAAGTTATTAAGGTGTTTAAGGTTATTAGGAATAACTGGAAGAAAAGTGTATTCTTTAGTGGTGTTTTGGTCTACGGAGTTAACTATggtgtaaaaaaatatga cacatATCAGCAAATGCGACATTACTGTTTAGAGGCAGTGAAAATTGGAgatgagataataaaaaataatatgcaacCTAGACATATTACGGTTATATTAAATCCAGCAGCAAACAAAAG aaaagcaaagacattgtttgaaaaatattgcgCTCCTCTTTTGCATCTATCTGGTATTCGTGTTGATGTACTAATTACCGAAAGTTCTGGACAAGCAAGATCGCTTGCTGAGAATTTAAATTCACAAACAGATGCAGTTTTAGTTGCTGGTGGTGATGGTACACTTTCAGAG gttgttACTGGTTTAATGCGAAAAAATGTTGGAAAATGTGATTTAGCTATTGGAGTTTTGCCGTTAGGTAGAACTAACAGTCTAGCTTTATCATTACTTGGTTGTGATACAACTGCAGCAGAGTCTGTTACAACGAAACACTTAGCAGAAGCAACTATGGCTGTTATACGAGGAGAAACTAAGCCAGTTCATTCTCTAAAAATAGAAGTGtta GAAGATGAAATACCTAAACCGGTCTATGGTTTAAGCAGTATTGAATGGGGTGCTTGGCGTGATGCTAAAAGTAGGAGAGATAAATATTGGTATTACGGCCCACTAAGAAATTATGCAGCATATTTCTTTAATCCTCCAACATTACCATATCATGGTAAATTACTATTTTCGAGTCCTTGTAGTGGATGTTCACGTTGTTATGCTTCAAGACCTGATCTTCAGACTCCTAATAGAGAAGCTAGATGGTGGCATGTATTTATACCAAAATTAGGccaaaataaaa cagGTAATGAACCAAAGATCGATTATATGTCGATAGAGAACAATAATTGTGGTTCCTACACCGAAAGAGAAATTCATACTTTGGATCTTTCAGTTGTGACACCAAATATTAATCCATCGTCATCTGCTGTTGATATCATTATtg gacCAGAAAATATCAGCTGGACAGAATTTGTAGCAGAAGGTTGGAGAAGAGAAAGAGGTGATAAAACAGTACCTCTTGAAAGAATAGAAGCACAACACGTTGAAATCAAACCAAAAGATAGTGAGaag gattgtgAAAGATGGTTGTCAATTGACAATGAGGATTATGAGGTTAAACCTATTAAAGCAACTTTGTTGTATAATTCA
- the Mulk gene encoding acylglycerol kinase-like protein Mulk isoform X4 has translation MAKVIKVFKVIRNNWKKSVFFSGVLVYGVNYGVKKYDTYQQMRHYCLEAVKIGDEIIKNNMQPRHITVILNPAANKRKAKTLFEKYCAPLLHLSGIRVDVLITESSGQARSLAENLNSQTDAVLVAGGDGTLSEVVTGLMRKNVGKCDLAIGVLPLGRTNSLALSLLGCDTTAAESVTTKHLAEATMAVIRGETKPVHSLKIEVLEDEIPKPVYGLSSIEWGAWRDAKSRRDKYWYYGPLRNYAAYFFNPPTLPYHGKLLFSSPCSGCSRCYASRPDLQTPNREARWWHVFIPKLGQNKTGNEPKIDYMSIENNNCGSYTEREIHTLDLSVVTPNINPSSSAVDIIIGPENISWTEFVAEGWRRERGDKTVPLERIEAQHVEIKPKDSEKDCERWLSIDNEDYEVKPIKATLLYNSDDPGGSGQT, from the exons ATGGCAAAAGTTATTAAGGTGTTTAAGGTTATTAGGAATAACTGGAAGAAAAGTGTATTCTTTAGTGGTGTTTTGGTCTACGGAGTTAACTATggtgtaaaaaaatatga cacatATCAGCAAATGCGACATTACTGTTTAGAGGCAGTGAAAATTGGAgatgagataataaaaaataatatgcaacCTAGACATATTACGGTTATATTAAATCCAGCAGCAAACAAAAG aaaagcaaagacattgtttgaaaaatattgcgCTCCTCTTTTGCATCTATCTGGTATTCGTGTTGATGTACTAATTACCGAAAGTTCTGGACAAGCAAGATCGCTTGCTGAGAATTTAAATTCACAAACAGATGCAGTTTTAGTTGCTGGTGGTGATGGTACACTTTCAGAG gttgttACTGGTTTAATGCGAAAAAATGTTGGAAAATGTGATTTAGCTATTGGAGTTTTGCCGTTAGGTAGAACTAACAGTCTAGCTTTATCATTACTTGGTTGTGATACAACTGCAGCAGAGTCTGTTACAACGAAACACTTAGCAGAAGCAACTATGGCTGTTATACGAGGAGAAACTAAGCCAGTTCATTCTCTAAAAATAGAAGTGtta GAAGATGAAATACCTAAACCGGTCTATGGTTTAAGCAGTATTGAATGGGGTGCTTGGCGTGATGCTAAAAGTAGGAGAGATAAATATTGGTATTACGGCCCACTAAGAAATTATGCAGCATATTTCTTTAATCCTCCAACATTACCATATCATGGTAAATTACTATTTTCGAGTCCTTGTAGTGGATGTTCACGTTGTTATGCTTCAAGACCTGATCTTCAGACTCCTAATAGAGAAGCTAGATGGTGGCATGTATTTATACCAAAATTAGGccaaaataaaa cagGTAATGAACCAAAGATCGATTATATGTCGATAGAGAACAATAATTGTGGTTCCTACACCGAAAGAGAAATTCATACTTTGGATCTTTCAGTTGTGACACCAAATATTAATCCATCGTCATCTGCTGTTGATATCATTATtg gacCAGAAAATATCAGCTGGACAGAATTTGTAGCAGAAGGTTGGAGAAGAGAAAGAGGTGATAAAACAGTACCTCTTGAAAGAATAGAAGCACAACACGTTGAAATCAAACCAAAAGATAGTGAGaag gattgtgAAAGATGGTTGTCAATTGACAATGAGGATTATGAGGTTAAACCTATTAAAGCAACTTTGTTGTATAATTCA
- the Mulk gene encoding acylglycerol kinase-like protein Mulk isoform X3, which translates to MAKVIKVFKVIRNNWKKSVFFSGVLVYGVNYGVKKYDTYQQMRHYCLEAVKIGDEIIKNNMQPRHITVILNPAANKRKAKTLFEKYCAPLLHLSGIRVDVLITESSGQARSLAENLNSQTDAVLVAGGDGTLSEVVTGLMRKNVGKCDLAIGVLPLGRTNSLALSLLGCDTTAAESVTTKHLAEATMAVIRGETKPVHSLKIEVLEDEIPKPVYGLSSIEWGAWRDAKSRRDKYWYYGPLRNYAAYFFNPPTLPYHGKLLFSSPCSGCSRCYASRPDLQTPNREARWWHVFIPKLGQNKTGNEPKIDYMSIENNNCGSYTEREIHTLDLSVVTPNINPSSSAVDIIIGPENISWTEFVAEGWRRERGDKTVPLERIEAQHVEIKPKDSEKDCERWLSIDNEDYEVKPIKATLLYNSVRMFYNNLNNESSYFNQY; encoded by the exons ATGGCAAAAGTTATTAAGGTGTTTAAGGTTATTAGGAATAACTGGAAGAAAAGTGTATTCTTTAGTGGTGTTTTGGTCTACGGAGTTAACTATggtgtaaaaaaatatga cacatATCAGCAAATGCGACATTACTGTTTAGAGGCAGTGAAAATTGGAgatgagataataaaaaataatatgcaacCTAGACATATTACGGTTATATTAAATCCAGCAGCAAACAAAAG aaaagcaaagacattgtttgaaaaatattgcgCTCCTCTTTTGCATCTATCTGGTATTCGTGTTGATGTACTAATTACCGAAAGTTCTGGACAAGCAAGATCGCTTGCTGAGAATTTAAATTCACAAACAGATGCAGTTTTAGTTGCTGGTGGTGATGGTACACTTTCAGAG gttgttACTGGTTTAATGCGAAAAAATGTTGGAAAATGTGATTTAGCTATTGGAGTTTTGCCGTTAGGTAGAACTAACAGTCTAGCTTTATCATTACTTGGTTGTGATACAACTGCAGCAGAGTCTGTTACAACGAAACACTTAGCAGAAGCAACTATGGCTGTTATACGAGGAGAAACTAAGCCAGTTCATTCTCTAAAAATAGAAGTGtta GAAGATGAAATACCTAAACCGGTCTATGGTTTAAGCAGTATTGAATGGGGTGCTTGGCGTGATGCTAAAAGTAGGAGAGATAAATATTGGTATTACGGCCCACTAAGAAATTATGCAGCATATTTCTTTAATCCTCCAACATTACCATATCATGGTAAATTACTATTTTCGAGTCCTTGTAGTGGATGTTCACGTTGTTATGCTTCAAGACCTGATCTTCAGACTCCTAATAGAGAAGCTAGATGGTGGCATGTATTTATACCAAAATTAGGccaaaataaaa cagGTAATGAACCAAAGATCGATTATATGTCGATAGAGAACAATAATTGTGGTTCCTACACCGAAAGAGAAATTCATACTTTGGATCTTTCAGTTGTGACACCAAATATTAATCCATCGTCATCTGCTGTTGATATCATTATtg gacCAGAAAATATCAGCTGGACAGAATTTGTAGCAGAAGGTTGGAGAAGAGAAAGAGGTGATAAAACAGTACCTCTTGAAAGAATAGAAGCACAACACGTTGAAATCAAACCAAAAGATAGTGAGaag gattgtgAAAGATGGTTGTCAATTGACAATGAGGATTATGAGGTTAAACCTATTAAAGCAACTTTGTTGTATAATTCAGTACGTAtgttctataataatttaaataatgaaagttcatattttaatcaatattaa
- the Mulk gene encoding acylglycerol kinase-like protein Mulk isoform X5 has product MAKVIKVFKVIRNNWKKSVFFSGVLVYGVNYGVKKYDTYQQMRHYCLEAVKIGDEIIKNNMQPRHITVILNPAANKRKAKTLFEKYCAPLLHLSGIRVDVLITESSGQARSLAENLNSQTDAVLVAGGDGTLSEVVTGLMRKNVGKCDLAIGVLPLGRTNSLALSLLGCDTTAAESVTTKHLAEATMAVIRGETKPVHSLKIEVLEDEIPKPVYGLSSIEWGAWRDAKSRRDKYWYYGPLRNYAAYFFNPPTLPYHGKLLFSSPCSGCSRCYASRPDLQTPNREARWWHVFIPKLGQNKTGNEPKIDYMSIENNNCGSYTEREIHTLDLSVVTPNINPSSSAVDIIIGPENISWTEFVAEGWRRERGDKTVPLERIEAQHVEIKPKDSEKDCERWLSIDNEDYEVKPIKATLLYNSPLEPL; this is encoded by the exons ATGGCAAAAGTTATTAAGGTGTTTAAGGTTATTAGGAATAACTGGAAGAAAAGTGTATTCTTTAGTGGTGTTTTGGTCTACGGAGTTAACTATggtgtaaaaaaatatga cacatATCAGCAAATGCGACATTACTGTTTAGAGGCAGTGAAAATTGGAgatgagataataaaaaataatatgcaacCTAGACATATTACGGTTATATTAAATCCAGCAGCAAACAAAAG aaaagcaaagacattgtttgaaaaatattgcgCTCCTCTTTTGCATCTATCTGGTATTCGTGTTGATGTACTAATTACCGAAAGTTCTGGACAAGCAAGATCGCTTGCTGAGAATTTAAATTCACAAACAGATGCAGTTTTAGTTGCTGGTGGTGATGGTACACTTTCAGAG gttgttACTGGTTTAATGCGAAAAAATGTTGGAAAATGTGATTTAGCTATTGGAGTTTTGCCGTTAGGTAGAACTAACAGTCTAGCTTTATCATTACTTGGTTGTGATACAACTGCAGCAGAGTCTGTTACAACGAAACACTTAGCAGAAGCAACTATGGCTGTTATACGAGGAGAAACTAAGCCAGTTCATTCTCTAAAAATAGAAGTGtta GAAGATGAAATACCTAAACCGGTCTATGGTTTAAGCAGTATTGAATGGGGTGCTTGGCGTGATGCTAAAAGTAGGAGAGATAAATATTGGTATTACGGCCCACTAAGAAATTATGCAGCATATTTCTTTAATCCTCCAACATTACCATATCATGGTAAATTACTATTTTCGAGTCCTTGTAGTGGATGTTCACGTTGTTATGCTTCAAGACCTGATCTTCAGACTCCTAATAGAGAAGCTAGATGGTGGCATGTATTTATACCAAAATTAGGccaaaataaaa cagGTAATGAACCAAAGATCGATTATATGTCGATAGAGAACAATAATTGTGGTTCCTACACCGAAAGAGAAATTCATACTTTGGATCTTTCAGTTGTGACACCAAATATTAATCCATCGTCATCTGCTGTTGATATCATTATtg gacCAGAAAATATCAGCTGGACAGAATTTGTAGCAGAAGGTTGGAGAAGAGAAAGAGGTGATAAAACAGTACCTCTTGAAAGAATAGAAGCACAACACGTTGAAATCAAACCAAAAGATAGTGAGaag gattgtgAAAGATGGTTGTCAATTGACAATGAGGATTATGAGGTTAAACCTATTAAAGCAACTTTGTTGTATAATTCA